TCCAACACTAAGCCCGTGTGAAGAACAAGGCTTTCCGCCCGTTTAGCGCCGCAGGCCAAGGCAATCCGTTCCATCGTTTCTTCCACCCGATAGGTTTCCGCACCGCTTTTGAGCAGCTCCTCTCCAGCCAACACCGCTAACGAAGCAATATCCTTGCTTTCCATTTTTGCTCCTCTCAGAGCCCTCAAGCTCCTTGTCCGCCTGTAGCACAAACAGAAAAAGAGCATTTTTACAAATGCTCTTTGCTCTTATTAATTCCTTATTCGCCGCGACGCGCTCCACGACCGCCTCGTTTTGATTCTGTGCTGCGTTTAAGTTCTGACAAACGCTCATCACTGTCTTTGAGAAATTTGCTCAGTTTGTCTTCAAAAGTTACGGTAACCGGACGATGCGGCCGACGATTGTCGTGAAAGCCGCCTGGACGGCGCGGCGGCGGCGGCGCACTAGGCGCTACGCTAGGAGCCGCAGTTGGCGGATTCAAGCGTTTTACCGACAAGCCTATTTTTCCGCGTTCATCAATAGAAAGCACCTTAA
This genomic window from uncultured Anaeromusa sp. contains:
- a CDS encoding S1 RNA-binding domain-containing protein produces the protein MAIEVGSVVEGVVTGITNFGAFVELPEGKVGLIHISEVADVYVRDVRDFLKEQDRIKVKVLSIDERGKIGLSVKRLNPPTAAPSVAPSAPPPPRRPGGFHDNRRPHRPVTVTFEDKLSKFLKDSDERLSELKRSTESKRGGRGARRGE